The proteins below are encoded in one region of Pseudophryne corroboree isolate aPseCor3 chromosome 8, aPseCor3.hap2, whole genome shotgun sequence:
- the LOC134948343 gene encoding histo-blood group ABO system transferase-like, which produces MLYEKPDVLKPPRSDVLLVTAWLAPIIWDGTYNIDILNAQFHQRGVRIGLTVFAIKKYVQFIQDFLESSEKFFMVGHPVNYYVLTDQPNNIPNVTLGERRQLIVLVAPAYKRWQDITMRRMQIIRDYTRERFVHEVDYLVCADVDMKFTDHVGVEILSDVFGTIHSGFFTSSRKDFTNERRPASAGYIPYDEGDFYYTGCYFGGTVEGIYKLTDHCHRAMLADKKKYVEARWHDESYLNRYFLYHKPTKVLSPEYAWNYYYGDSAVVQKKRFIDVPKDYAKVRDKP; this is translated from the exons ATGTTGTATGAGAAGCCAGATGTTCTGAAACCCCC GAGAAGTGATGTCTTGTTGGTGACTGCTTGGCTTGCCCCAATTATATGGGATGGCACTTATAACATAGACATCCTGAATGCTCAGTTCCACCAGAGAGGTGTCCGGATCGGCCTCACTGTCTTTGCTATTAAAAA ATATGTTCAATTTATTCAAGATTTTCTAGAATCATCTGAGAAGTTCTTCATGGTGGGACACCCGGTAAATTACTATGTACTCACCGATCAGCCCAATAACATACCCAACGTTACACTTGGTGAGAGGAGACAACTGATCGTACTGGTAGCCCCTGCTTACAAGAGATGGCAAGACATCACCATGAGGCGCATGCAGATTATTCGAGATTACACTCGCGAGCGCTTCGTCCATGAGGTGGACTATCTGGTGTGTGCCGACGTGGACATGAAGTTCACCGACCACGTTGGAGTTGAGATCTTAAGCGATGTGTTTGGAACTATTCATTCTGGTTTCTTTACGTCATCACGTAAAGACTTTACCAATGAACGGCGGCCAGCGTCTGCCGGCTATATTCCCTATGATGAGGGGGATTTTTACTATACAGGCTGCTATTTTGGGGGCACAGTAGAGGGGATCTACAAGTTGACTGACCACTGCCACCGCGCCATGCTGGCAGACAAGAAAAAATATGTTGAAGCCCGTTGGCACGATGAGAGCTATTTAAATAGATATTTCCTCTATCACAAACCAACTAAAGTCCTCTCTCCAGAATATGCATGGAACTACTATTATGGAGACTCGGCTGTTgtgcagaaaaagagatttattgATGTTCCAAAAGATTATGCAAAGGTCCGGGACAAGCCGTGA